CTCAATTGCTCTTATGCGAACTTTGACGAATTTCGGTGAATCACCAGACTGAGAATCAAACCATTATTTCTTTGATGAGCTCTCCCCCCAGGTCAGTGAGGCGATAATCGCGACCATTGAACCGATAGGTCAATTTCATATGATCGATGCCCATGAGATGCAACAACGTCGCATGCAGATCATTCACACCCACACGATTTTGAACGGCCTTGTAACCATAATCATCACTGGCACCATATTGGACACCACCTTTAATACCGCCGCCTGCCATCCACATTGTGAACGCATTCGGATTATGATCTCGACCGTTACTGCCTTGAGAGTCAGAGGTTCTTCCGAATTCGCCCCCCCAAACCACAAGTGTTGAATCTAAAAGTCCACGCGCTTTCAAGTCTGCCAGAAGCGCACCGATCGGCTGATCAACCGATTTCGCAGCGATACGATGATTGGCATTAATATCACTATGCCCGTCCCACGGTACATCAGCAACACCACCTCCACCACCATTGGTGCCGGCATAGATCTGAATAAATCGAACTCCCCGCTCAACCATCCGCCGCGCAGTGATACACTGTTTCGCAACAAGCTCGGTTTCTCTTTGATCAACTCCATACATTTTTTGAATCGTCTGCGATTCATCTTGCACACTCAATGCTTCAGGTGCGGCGGTCTGCATGCGATAGGCAAGCTCAAAGGATTCCAAACGCGCTGCTAAGTCTGCTTCGTGCGGCCTTAATTCCTGATGCTTTGCATTCATCTGCCTCAATAAATCCAGTTGCTTTCTTTGTTGTTTGTCGGTCATCGTTTTAAGACGAGACAAATTTGATATGGGCACGGTACTCCTGCCATCAATCGACGTTGGCTGATACTTCTTTGGTAAAAATCCAGGCGCCCAAATCGGATTCCCACCCCGGGGCATCGCGCCATGCATGACCACAAAACCGGGAAGGTTTGAATTCTCTGTTCCCAGCCCATAAGTCACCCAAGACCCCATACAGGGTCGCCCTTGCAGAAACGCACCCGAATTCATCTCTAACATCGCTGGCGTGTGGTTGTTAGACCGAGAAAAACACGAATAAATAAATGATATATCGTCGACATGATTGGCAATATTGGGAAAGATTTCAGAAACCCATGCACCCGACTCACCATGCTGTTTAAACTTGAAAGGTGATTTCAATAGCTTGCCGCTAGTGGTAAAGAAACCTGTTTTCGGGTCTGCTCCCTCCAGTTTTTCGCCGTGCCTTTTCTGCAACATCGGTTTATAGTCAAAGGTATCGACCTGAGAAGGACTGCCCGGCATAAACAACCATATAATGGATTTCGCTTTCGGTGCAAAATGAGGTCGTTTTGCCTGCAAGACCGCCGTATTAGCAGCATCGGCAGTATTAAGAACACCTTGCTCTTTCAACAGTCCCGTCAGTGCCAGACTTCCAAAGCCCAAGCCTGCGTTTTTAAGAAACGATCTACGAGCTTCAAAGTCAAAAGCCCTACCTGTAAGTCCTGAAGGTTGCTCACCCATAGCGTCTGCTTTCTGATATTCGATTTGTGATAGATGATTCTCAATTAATCAACGAATACAAACTCATTTGTACAAATAATCAACTGGCAAAAATCAGCGACCGCTAATTCGCCTGCCTTGGGATTCTTGCCATAAGATTCTGTCTGATAATGGATAAACTGCAACATCTGTTGCTGTTCTTTGGGAGTCGGTTGCCTTGAGAGGCTGATGGCATAAACGTCATTGACTGTTTGCTCCAGGCTTTTCTTACCATCAGCGCGAACTCGACTTGCCAGATTTTCAGATAATTTACGGATGAATGGCGAATTCATCATCGCCAGTGCCTGAGGAGGCACGGTAGTAACATTCCGTTTCCCGATACTCTGAATTGCATCTGGTGCATCAAATAGTTGTAATATTGGAATCAGTTTATCTCGTTTGACTCTCAAGTAAACACTTCGTCGTTTGTCTTCCTGATTCAATGACCCGGGTCCGAACATTTTTTTGTCAAGTGTTCCCCCCACGGCTAAGAGGTTATCTCTAATGATTTCCGCATCCATTCGAATCGCAGGACGCCTCCACCATAGCCGGTTTTCGGGATCATGCTTGAGGCCACTTGCAATTGAAAGGCCTGACTGCTGATAAACGGAACTCATCATCAACAGTTTATGAATGGGCTTGAGATTCCAATTTTCTTTAATAAGCTGCGAAGCCAGATAATCAAGTAGCTCAGGATGCGTAGGGCGAAAACCTTGTGTCCCAAAATCGCTAGGTGTCCCAACAATTCCTCGTCCAAAATGATGATGCCATAATCGATTCACCATAACCCGCGCCAAAAGATGCCCTGCACCATGTTTGGTATCTGTCAACCAATCCGCAAAAGCAACTCTTGGATGACGTGGCTTCGCTTTTTCAGATTGTTCCTGCAT
The Gimesia aquarii DNA segment above includes these coding regions:
- a CDS encoding DUF1501 domain-containing protein; translated protein: MGEQPSGLTGRAFDFEARRSFLKNAGLGFGSLALTGLLKEQGVLNTADAANTAVLQAKRPHFAPKAKSIIWLFMPGSPSQVDTFDYKPMLQKRHGEKLEGADPKTGFFTTSGKLLKSPFKFKQHGESGAWVSEIFPNIANHVDDISFIYSCFSRSNNHTPAMLEMNSGAFLQGRPCMGSWVTYGLGTENSNLPGFVVMHGAMPRGGNPIWAPGFLPKKYQPTSIDGRSTVPISNLSRLKTMTDKQQRKQLDLLRQMNAKHQELRPHEADLAARLESFELAYRMQTAAPEALSVQDESQTIQKMYGVDQRETELVAKQCITARRMVERGVRFIQIYAGTNGGGGGVADVPWDGHSDINANHRIAAKSVDQPIGALLADLKARGLLDSTLVVWGGEFGRTSDSQGSNGRDHNPNAFTMWMAGGGIKGGVQYGASDDYGYKAVQNRVGVNDLHATLLHLMGIDHMKLTYRFNGRDYRLTDLGGELIKEIMV